The DNA window CGCAAACTGCTTTACTTTAACTTCAGACATTTTTATTCAGTCCCCACCTTACAAATCGCTATTCTTCGCTAAACCAAGGCGCACGCGCCGCCATTATCAAATCAGCAGCTTGCTTTTCATCCATACTCTCAATATCTATCAGATCATCCACAGACAATTCTGCCAGATCTTCCTGAGTGGACACACCGCTTCCTGCCAATGTATAAGCCAACGCCTCATTCATACCATCCAGTGCCAAAAGATCAGCAGCTGGTGGTGTTTCATTCACTTTTTCTTCCGCAGTAATCGCCAATGTAATCATTGCATCACGCGCACGATTACGCAGTTCTTCTACGATTTCTTCATCAAACTCTTCTATTTTCAACATTTCATCTATGGGTACATAGGCGACTTCATCTATGGATGAAAAGCCTTCTTGAACAAGTGTTAATGCAATTTCTTCATCAACATCAAGTTGCTCCATAAAGACCGTTTGAATTTTGTCAGACTCCACTTCCGTTTTTTCTTCTGCTTGATCTTCGGTCATTACATTCAACTCCCACCCAGTCAACTGACTGGCCAGGCGAATATTCTGCCCCCCACGCCCAATCGCCTGTGAAAGGTTGTCTTCCGCAACGGCAACATCCATGCATTGTTTATCTTCATCAACAACGATAGAGACAACTTCAGCGGGTGACATCGCATTAATCACATATTGTGCAGGGTTATCATCCCACAGGATTATATCAACACGCTCACCATTGAGTTCATTAGAAACCGCTTGAACACGTGCCCCCCGCATACCAATGCACGCACCGACTGGATCAATGCGAGGATCATTGGTTTTTACTGCAATTTTTGCACGCAAGCCCGGATCACGCGCCGCGCCGATAATTTCAATCATCTCGTCGCCGACTTCAGGAACTTCCAACTTAAACAGTTCAATAACAAGCTCTGGCACCGTCCGACTCACAACTAATTGTGGGCCACGGCCTTCAGCATTAACCCCTGTTAAAAGGCCTCTTAGCCGATCACCAGGGCGCACTGACTCACGCAAGATTAACTCTTCACGGGCAACAAAAGCTTCCGCCCCTTCACCAAGATCAAGAATAACATTACCACGGCTGGTACGTTTAACTGTACCAGAGACCATTTCTCCAATACGATTTTCAAACTTCTCAATCACTTGTGCGCGTTCTGCTTCTCTTACTTTTTGCACAATAACTTGTTTAGCAGTTTGCGCTGCAATCCTGCCAAAAGCAACAGACTCAATGGGCTCTTCAATAAAATCACCTACGGCAATTTCAGGGTCTTTTTTCAGTGCTGTTTGTAATAAAATTTGCCGAATTGATGATTCAAACATTTCATCTTCATCATCCATTACTTCCCAACAACGAAATGATTCACTCTCACCCGTCATGCGATCTACGCTGACACGTACATTAATATCTTCCTTGTAACGTTTTTTAGTGGCTGTCGCAAGTGCTACTTCTATCGCTTCAAAAATAATTTCTTTCGCTACGCCCCTTTCATGGGATACCACATCGACTACAGCCAGAATTTCTTTGTTCATTGCCAAACCTCGATTAAGAATCAGTAATAACTGGTCAAACCCAGTTAAACTTCAGCGACCAAACGTGCTTTTTGAATCTGTGCAAACGGCAGATCAACTTCCTCGCCATCTTGCAAAATTCTAACTTCACCCCCACTTATACCCAGCAATTTTCCTCTGTATTTACGTCGGCCATCAATCATTGGTGTTTCAAGCTGAATACGCACATCACTTCCAATAAATCGTTCAAAGTGCGCTTCAGTGAAAAGTGGGCGATCAAGACCTGGTGAAGATATCTCTAAATGGTAAAAGCCAGGAATGGGATCTTCCACATCCAACAGCGTACTCACCTGCTCACTCACCCGCTGACAATCTTTAACAACAATACCTTGTTCCGTATCTATATATATACGTAATACAGAAGTACCATCATGCGGGAAATATTCAATACCCACAAGCTCATAACCCATTGTTTCAACAACAGGAACAATCAAGTCATACAATTTTTGCTGTGGTTTTATATACATGACTCTCTAAACAAAAAATGGGCCATAAGGCCCATCTTAAAAACTCATAATAAAAAGCCTCGATAAAATCGAGGCATAAACTTGGTAGCGGGGACAGGATTTGAACCTATGACCTTCGGGTTATGAGCCCGACGAGCTACCAGACTGCTCCACCCCGCATCAACTGGCGCATACAATACGAAACCAAGGTTACGATTGCAAGCTTTATTTCTAATAAATACCTTGAGTGATCAAGACTAAAATTTGGTAGCGGGGACAGGATTTGAACCTATGACCTTCGGGTTATGAGCCCGACGAGCTACCAGACTGCTCCACCCCGCATCAACGGCGCACACAATACGAAACCACAACAACTATTGCAAGCTTTAATTTTGTATAAAGCTACATTTGAGCAATGGCCTCACGCAAATGATTGACAGCCATCACCTCTAAACCTTTTATTTTCCGCTTCGGCACATTAGCTGCAGGAACAATCGCTTTGGTAAATCCGTGTTTTACTGCTTCTTTCAAACGATCCTCCCCACCTTGAACAGGACGAATCTCTCCAGCCAGCCCCACCTCTCCAAATACAATTAAATCTTGCGGCAAGACATAATCACGTAGACTGGAGATCGCTGCCAGCAACAGCGCCAAATCGGCACCCGTTTCAGTCACACGCACCCCACCGACAACATTAACGAACACATCCTGATCGTACATCACCACACCACCATGGCGATGTAAAACAGCCAACAGCATCGCCAGGCGATTTTGGTCCAACCCTACTGTGACACGCCGTGGATTGCCCATATGACTTTCCGCCACGAGCACCTGCACTTCCACCAGCAGAGGTCGACTGCCTTCACGCGTTACCATAATAACGCTGCCTGATGCTTTTTCATGGCGTGATAAAAAAATAGCCGATGGATTCGTCACTTCACGCAACCCCTTTTCCGTCATGGCAAACACACCCAGCTCATTCACTGCTCCAAAACGATTTTTAATCGCTCGAATCATACGAAACTGGCTGCCTGTATCCCCTTCAAAATAGAGCACTGTATCAACCATATGCTCCAGCACTCGTGGCCCTGCCAGCGATCCATCTTTAGTCACATGCCCCACCAGAAATATCGCTGTATTGGTTTGCTTGGCAAAACGTACCAGCTGCGCAGCACTCTCTCTTACCTGCGCAACCGCTCCAGGAGCCGATTGCAGAACATCTGAATAGACGGTCTGAATAGAGTCAATCACCATGACATTGGGTTTTTCATGTTTGGCATGATCCAGAATACGCTCAACTCGAGTCTCACTCAGCAATCTTAAATTGGCACCATGCAAATCTAAACGTCGCGCCCTGAGCCCCACCTGCTGCAAAGACTCTTCTCCCGTAACATAAAGCGTTGAGCAGCTCTCTCCTAATGAAACTATCCCCTGCAACAGCAGCGTCGATTTACCAATCCCGGGGTCACCACCCAGCAACACCACTGACCCCATTACTAAACCACCCCCCAAAACTCGATCCAGCTCAGAAATACCCGTGGATATACGCAGAGTCTCCTCAACTCCAACCTCATTCAACGGCTGAATCACAGATTCAGCCCCCGCGTACCCTGCAAAACGCCCACGATCATCAACCTTTTTTTTGCTTGCAATCGTTTCACTCAAACTATTCCATGCACCGCAATCAGAGCACTGCCCTGACCATTTAGGGAATGATGTACCGCACTCGGAGCAATGATAAGCCAGTTTTTCACGCATCTAAACTTCTCTTCCAGATATATTATCAGTGGGATATTTACACCACATCTAAATTAAAATTGCTATAAAATGTGATTAGCTTATATCGTTGAATATGTTGAGGCCATACCACATTGTCTAAAGTTGAAAAAAAACTTCTACACTACACCAGCAAAGCCATTACCGATTATGGCATGGTCCAAAAAGGTGACCGTATCATGGTTTGCTTATCCGGCGGGAAAGATTCTTATACGCTGCTGAGTGTTCTCAGCAAATTAAATAAACGTCCTCGCAACCGTTATGAAGTTTTTGCGTTCACACTTGATCAATCTCAGCCAGGCTGGGATGATACATTGATGCGTCAATGGCTTGATGATCATAAAATTCCTCATGAAACACTCAGGCGTGACACCTACTCTATTGTTAAAGATAAAATTCCAGAAGGGAAAAACTACTGTTCGCTCTGTTCACGATTACGGCGTGGTAATATTTACCGTTACGCTGAAAAAAATGGCTTTACTAAAATTGCCCTTGGCCACCATAGAGATGATCTGATTGAGTCCACACTGATGTCCATGATGTACGCAGGCCAGATACGCTCTATGCCTCCAAAACTCCTCACAGATAATAAACAACATATCCTGATTCGCCCCATGGTTTACTGCCAGGAAAAAGATATTATTGAGTATGCTCAGGAGCGTAATTTCCCAATCATTCCATGCAATCTGTGCGGCTCTCAAGATAACCTGACACGCCAGCGCGTCAAACAACTAATCGCAACCCTCAGCCAAGAAAATCCAAAAATTCCCAGTAATTTACTCAGCGCTATTGGTAATGTGCAAATTAGTCAGATGATGGACAGAAGCCTTTGGGATTTTAAAGGCCTGGATGCGGAACGAATGATATCCAGTGACTCTGAGTCTACAGAAGAAGAGCAAGACCTATTTTCATTTCCTTCTATACACACTTCTAAGCCAATAGCCATTCAGCCTGCGAGAACAAGCGATGCCTGACATAATCGACCCACTTAAATTTGTATCCTGGTTTCGAGGTGCATCACCTTATATACACGCTTTTCGTGGACGTACATTTGTAATTACCTTTGACGGCGAGATGGTCGCATCAAAAGATTTCCCCAATTTTATACACGACATTGCCTTACTCAACAGCCTGGGGATCCGCCTGGTACTTGTTCATGGCGCTAGGCCTCAAATTGAACAGCGCCTCAAAGCACATCAGTCCCAAACAACTTATACAAACGGGTTGCGTATCACAGATAAAAAATCCCTACCTTTTGTTAAAGATGCTGTAGGCCGTGTTCGGCTTGAAATTGAGTCATTACTCTCTATGGGTATTGCAAACTCACCCATGGCGGGTGCTTCACTTCAAGTGATATCGGGTAATTTTGTAACCGCACAGCCACTCGGAATAAAAGATGGTGTCGATTTTCAACATACCGGTGAAGTTCGGCGTATTAACCATAAAGAAATCAATCGCCACCTGGATCATGGTGCAATTATTTTACTTTCACCATTAGGTTATTCTCCCACAGGTGAGATATTTAACCTCACCGCCATTGAAGTCGCCACGGCTGTTGCAACATCAATTAAAGCAGAAAAACTATTATGCCTGATCGAAAACAGAGGGATTCTTGACCATAAACAACAGCTCATTCGCCATCTGACAACAACGGAAGCAAAAAAAATATTAGCCGATCAAAAATCCCTTGATGAAGAGAGCAAGAGTGATCTAAAGCGAGCGATCAATGCGTGTCAGCGTGGTGTCCTCCGTACTCACTTGATCCATCGTCAAACAGAAGGGGCACTGCTCCAAGAGCTGTTTACCCGAGATGGAATTGGAACACTCATCTCTAGCGATGATTACCAAAATACCCGTCAAGCGACCATTAATGATATCTGTGGCATCCTTGAGATAATCACACCACTTGAGGAGGAAGGGTTTCTGGTGCGTCGTTCACGAGAAAAACTTGAAATGGAAATCGACCATTTCACTGTTATTGAACGCGATGGCATGATCATCGCTTGTGCAGCACTTTACCCCTATCGAGAGGAACATCTGGCTGAGTTGGCTTGCCTTGCTGTTCACCCAGACTATCAAAATATAAATCATGGTGAGACACTATTAAAACAAGTTGAGACGGAGTGTAAAAAACACGCAATCAAACAACTTTTTGTGTTGACCACACGGACATTGCACTGGTTTCAAGAGCGTGATTTCAAACCCGCTTCACTGAAAAAATTACCCACATTGAAGCAGTCACTCTATAACTACCAACGCCAATCAAAAATTCTCCTGAAAACTCTCTAAATTGGCTTTATAAATGGATTTAACCCTTAAGCATCTTTTCCCTGCACACTTAACGATACGCAAACAATTTATGCTTGTGTTTTCAATCGGTGGTGTATTGCTGGCGATCGTTGCATCACTGATCACCGCATCTCTAGAAAGCAAACGATTTTACACTTACCTAGTGAATGAAGGCCACCAGATTACAAGCAATTTTTCCAATCAAAGTGCGCTGGCACTAGAATCTAAAAATAAACAGAGCGCCATTGATTTTACTGATGCAATTTTGGCGCTTTCAACAGTAGACCATGTTGGAATTTACAACTCTAAAGGGGACGTATTATTAAAAAAAGGCCAACAAAGTGATTGGTACCCTGAAGAAGTTTATAAAACAACGAAGCCTCAACTTATAAAAGAAACTGAAAACAGACTTCATTTTATTAACTCCGTTTATGCGCACACCCCCTCTAAATTCGATATAAACGGCCCTCTTTTTTTAGGTGATGTACACGTTGTGATTGGTCTATCTGCGTTACCAATCATCTGGCGCAATGCATTCGTTGAAAATATTTTCACCTCATTAGCACTTGCTCCATTTTTTCTTCTCTTATTACACATTATTGCAAAGCATATCACCTATCCATTAAGCAAACTTTCAGAGACAATGCACAACGCTGAGTTAGGCAAAAAAAATGTACGCTCCGATATTGAAGGATCAGTCGAAGTCAAAATCATTGCTCAGACATTCAATCGCATGATGAAATCGCTGGATAATCGACAAAAAAAACTGTTAAATCAGAAAAAAATACTGTCAATACAAGTTGCTGAGCGCACTCGAGAATTAGTTATTGCACGCAATAAAGCACTTAAAGCAACTCGTTTAAAGTCTGACTTTCTTTCGAGTATGAGCCATGAGCTAAGAACGCCAATCTGTGCCATTATTGGTTACACTGAGATATGCCTTGAAGAGCTTTCTCCCAATACAACTTCAGCTAAAGATTTACAGCGCGTATTAGCCGCTTCAGATGATCTCTTGAATCTAATCAATGACACTCTGGACCTCGCTAAAATAGAGGCGGGATACACCGAACTTCATATCAGAGAAACAGACCTTAATAAACTTATTAACCACACAGTTGATATTGCCAGGCCTTTAACACTCAAAAACAGCAACGACCTCATATTCAGCATCAAACAACACACAACGGAAGCGCTTAATATTGATAATGAAAAGCTTCAACAAATTATTTTGAATATATTAAGCAACGCATGCAAATTTACTCAGCACGGAAAAATCACATTAAATGCCCATCATAAAAAAGAAGCGCTTATGATCACAATTCATGACACCGGCATTGGCATGAGCGAATCCCAAATAGCCCATATATTTGATGAATTTTATCAAGCAAATATGAGTATCACCCGCAATTATGGCGGAACAGGTTTAGGGCTCACTATCAGCCAACGCCTATGCCAGCTTATGGGCGGAAAAATTGACGTGCAGAGTGAAATCAATAAAGGCACTATGTTTACAATTTTTATTCCACTCTCTACAAACAGTACAACGATTCAGTTTTCACAAAAAACTGAAACTGAGACACAACCCTCCATTGCATGACATAAGAAGCTCACTTAACCTCGAATCTACCAAGAAAATTTTGTATACTCAGTCGCGCTATTCTCTAATAGCATTTTCGAGCATATTATTCTCTCTCTCTACTTTCTGGTTTTGGTGGTCGATTTATGAGCAACTCTTATGATGCAGGTGCAATTGAAGTTCTGAGTGGGCTTGATCCAGTACGAAAACGCCCGGGCATGTACACCGACACCACCCGCCCGAACCACCTTGCTCAGGAAATTATTGATAACAGTGTCGATGAAGCCATTGCTGGGTTTGCAAAACGCATTGATGTCACGCTTTATAAAGATCAATCGCTGGAAGTTAAAGATGATGGTCGCGGTATGCCGGTGGACATTCACCCTGAAGAAGGTGTGCCTGGTGTTGAGGTCATTCTTAGCAAGCTTCATGCGGGTGGAAAGTTTTCCAATAAAAATTATCAATTTTCTGGCGGTTTACACGGCGTTGGTATATCTGTGGTAAACGCCTTATCGAAACAACTCGATGTATGGGTCAAGCGTGGTGGCAAAGAACATCACATGGCGTTTGAGAATGGTGATAAATCATCCGATTTAAAAACTGTTGGTACCGTTGGCAAAGCCAATACCGGTACTCGTGTGCGTTTCTGGCCTGATAGTAAATATTTCGATTCAGCCAAATTTTCTGTTCGTCGTCTAAAACACATATTACGTGCTAAAGCGGTACTTTGCCCTGGCCTGCAAGTTAATTTCTTCAATGAGCAATCAGGTGAAACTGAACAGTGGCAATATCAGGATGGCCTGCAAGATTATTTACTGGATGCTCTGAGTCATACCGAACATCTGCCTGCCGACACCCCCTTCATCGGTGAGATGGAAAGTAAAAATGAGGCTGCGACCTGGGCCGTGGTCTGGCTGCCCGAAGGGGGCGAAGGAGTTACTGAAAGTTATGTTAACCTGATTCCCACAGCACTCGGCGGCACACATGTCAATGGTTTACGCACCGGCCTTACTGAAGCGATCAGAGAGTTTTGTGAATTTAGAAGTTTATTGCCGCGTGGTGTAAAAATTACACCTGAAGATGTCTGGGACAAATGCAGTTACATACTTTCGATCAAGCATTTTGACCCTCAATTCAGTGGGCAAACAAAAGAACGGCTCTCATCACGGGAGTGTGCGGCATTTGTCTCTGGCGTTGTTAAGGATACGTTTGCTTTATGGCTCAATCAACATACGGAAATTGGCGAAAAAATTGCCCAATTGGCCATTGATAATGCACAAAACCGGTTACGCGCTGGCAAGAAAGTTATACGTAAAAAAGTCACCAGCGGCCCTGCTCTACCAGGCAAACTTGCTGATTGTTCCAGCCAAGAACCAATGCGTAGTGAGCTCTTTTTAGTGGAAGGTGATTCTGCGGGCGGTTCAGCCAAACAGGCAAGAAATCGCGAATTTCAAGCCATCATGCCACTACGCGGAAAGATTCTTAATACTTGGGAAGTGGATCCATCTGTGGTGCTTGGCTCTCAAGAAGTCCATGACATCTCAATCGCCATCGGTGTTGAGCCTGGCTCTGATAAACTTGACGGTTTACGTTACGGAAAAGTTTGTATTCTTGCCGATGCAGACTCGGATGGTGCTCATATCGCCACCCTGCTCTGCGCTCTATTCTTACGCCATTTTCATAGCTTGGTCGAAGCAGGACATATTTTCATTGCAATGCCTCCCCTTTACCGAATCGATATTGGCAAAGAAGTGATGTATGCCCTTGATGACCGAGAAAAAGAGGGCTTTCTTGATCGTATTGCCGCTGAAAAACGTCGTGGAAAAGTCAATGTACAGCGATTTAAAGGGCTAGGTGAAATGAACCCGTTACAACTGCGTGAAACTACGTTAGCACCCGATACCCGCCGACTGGTTCGTCTTACCATAGCGGATGGCGATGATACTCATGCCATGCTGGATATGCTATTAGCTAAAAAGCGCTCATCTGACCGTCGCAGCTGGCTGGAAGAAAAAGGTGGGCTGGCAGAAATTTAAACAGCTCTCATTTATAAGCCCTAAAGAGCTTTCGGCTGTTCAGTGGTTTACCGCCCAGCTGTACTGAAATGGCGGCTCTCATCAGCTGTTTTACTTCTTGAAAAGACTTTGCTTCCACTAAAGTACCTTGCTCAAAATTCAATAACGTATCACCCTGTAAATAGAGCTTGTTATGTTGAGCTGATGGCAATAAACCTTCATATAACACAGGCCCTTGGCCCAATTTATATTGATATAAACAATCCGCTTTAATCGGTAAATTTGATACGACATCATGATCCAATATCAAACCATAACCCAACTCTTGTAAAAGATGTTTTTCAAAATACCGTAGAGCAGACTCAATAGCAGGCTGATCTTCTGCTTTCTCTAATTCAATAAGTGCCTGAAAATAATAGCCATAAAGCTCTGGATGGGGATCAAAACGTGCAAGCAGGTAGAGCAGCATTTCATTTAGATACAGACCACTCAATAACGCTACGCCCTTGAGTTGATGTATGCCACCATTTAATTCAGCGCTATGCAGAGTCACTAATTCGCCACGCCCTCTCCAGGATAGTAACAATGGGTTGAAGGGCTGAAGCAATCCCTGGAGTCGTGATCTATTTTTTCTAACACCGCGAGCCACTAGGCAAACACGCCCATGCTCGGCACTGAAAACTTCGATTAACGCACTGGTATTACGATAAGCTCTGAGGTGCAGCAGGTAAGCGGATTGTAATAGAACATCACTCGCCGCCATACCCTAAACTACGCAATGCACGCTCATCATCAGCCCAACCCTCTCTGACCTTCACCCAAAGCTGAAGGAAGACTTTTCGGTCAAACAGTTTTTCCATCTCTTTTCGAGACTGTTGCCCCACCATTTTTAACTCTTCACCACCCTGACCAATCACAATCCGCTTTTGACCTTCACGCTCAACCCAGATTACAGCATGGATATGCTGCACCTTTTTCTGCATTTTGAAACTTTCAATTTCAACAGTAAGTGAATACGGAATCTCTTGACCCAAACGACGCATCAATTTTTCTCTTACCAGTTCAGCCGCAAGAAAACGCTCACTGCGATCTGTCACCTGATCTTCTGGAAAAAAGGGCTC is part of the Gammaproteobacteria bacterium genome and encodes:
- the nusA gene encoding transcription termination factor NusA, which translates into the protein MNKEILAVVDVVSHERGVAKEIIFEAIEVALATATKKRYKEDINVRVSVDRMTGESESFRCWEVMDDEDEMFESSIRQILLQTALKKDPEIAVGDFIEEPIESVAFGRIAAQTAKQVIVQKVREAERAQVIEKFENRIGEMVSGTVKRTSRGNVILDLGEGAEAFVAREELILRESVRPGDRLRGLLTGVNAEGRGPQLVVSRTVPELVIELFKLEVPEVGDEMIEIIGAARDPGLRAKIAVKTNDPRIDPVGACIGMRGARVQAVSNELNGERVDIILWDDNPAQYVINAMSPAEVVSIVVDEDKQCMDVAVAEDNLSQAIGRGGQNIRLASQLTGWELNVMTEDQAEEKTEVESDKIQTVFMEQLDVDEEIALTLVQEGFSSIDEVAYVPIDEMLKIEEFDEEIVEELRNRARDAMITLAITAEEKVNETPPAADLLALDGMNEALAYTLAGSGVSTQEDLAELSVDDLIDIESMDEKQAADLIMAARAPWFSEE
- the rimP gene encoding ribosome maturation factor RimP, producing the protein MYIKPQQKLYDLIVPVVETMGYELVGIEYFPHDGTSVLRIYIDTEQGIVVKDCQRVSEQVSTLLDVEDPIPGFYHLEISSPGLDRPLFTEAHFERFIGSDVRIQLETPMIDGRRKYRGKLLGISGGEVRILQDGEEVDLPFAQIQKARLVAEV
- the radA gene encoding DNA repair protein RadA, translated to MREKLAYHCSECGTSFPKWSGQCSDCGAWNSLSETIASKKKVDDRGRFAGYAGAESVIQPLNEVGVEETLRISTGISELDRVLGGGLVMGSVVLLGGDPGIGKSTLLLQGIVSLGESCSTLYVTGEESLQQVGLRARRLDLHGANLRLLSETRVERILDHAKHEKPNVMVIDSIQTVYSDVLQSAPGAVAQVRESAAQLVRFAKQTNTAIFLVGHVTKDGSLAGPRVLEHMVDTVLYFEGDTGSQFRMIRAIKNRFGAVNELGVFAMTEKGLREVTNPSAIFLSRHEKASGSVIMVTREGSRPLLVEVQVLVAESHMGNPRRVTVGLDQNRLAMLLAVLHRHGGVVMYDQDVFVNVVGGVRVTETGADLALLLAAISSLRDYVLPQDLIVFGEVGLAGEIRPVQGGEDRLKEAVKHGFTKAIVPAANVPKRKIKGLEVMAVNHLREAIAQM
- the ttcA gene encoding tRNA 2-thiocytidine(32) synthetase TtcA, translated to MSKVEKKLLHYTSKAITDYGMVQKGDRIMVCLSGGKDSYTLLSVLSKLNKRPRNRYEVFAFTLDQSQPGWDDTLMRQWLDDHKIPHETLRRDTYSIVKDKIPEGKNYCSLCSRLRRGNIYRYAEKNGFTKIALGHHRDDLIESTLMSMMYAGQIRSMPPKLLTDNKQHILIRPMVYCQEKDIIEYAQERNFPIIPCNLCGSQDNLTRQRVKQLIATLSQENPKIPSNLLSAIGNVQISQMMDRSLWDFKGLDAERMISSDSESTEEEQDLFSFPSIHTSKPIAIQPARTSDA
- the argA gene encoding amino-acid N-acetyltransferase, which produces MPDIIDPLKFVSWFRGASPYIHAFRGRTFVITFDGEMVASKDFPNFIHDIALLNSLGIRLVLVHGARPQIEQRLKAHQSQTTYTNGLRITDKKSLPFVKDAVGRVRLEIESLLSMGIANSPMAGASLQVISGNFVTAQPLGIKDGVDFQHTGEVRRINHKEINRHLDHGAIILLSPLGYSPTGEIFNLTAIEVATAVATSIKAEKLLCLIENRGILDHKQQLIRHLTTTEAKKILADQKSLDEESKSDLKRAINACQRGVLRTHLIHRQTEGALLQELFTRDGIGTLISSDDYQNTRQATINDICGILEIITPLEEEGFLVRRSREKLEMEIDHFTVIERDGMIIACAALYPYREEHLAELACLAVHPDYQNINHGETLLKQVETECKKHAIKQLFVLTTRTLHWFQERDFKPASLKKLPTLKQSLYNYQRQSKILLKTL
- a CDS encoding ATP-binding protein, with the translated sequence MDLTLKHLFPAHLTIRKQFMLVFSIGGVLLAIVASLITASLESKRFYTYLVNEGHQITSNFSNQSALALESKNKQSAIDFTDAILALSTVDHVGIYNSKGDVLLKKGQQSDWYPEEVYKTTKPQLIKETENRLHFINSVYAHTPSKFDINGPLFLGDVHVVIGLSALPIIWRNAFVENIFTSLALAPFFLLLLHIIAKHITYPLSKLSETMHNAELGKKNVRSDIEGSVEVKIIAQTFNRMMKSLDNRQKKLLNQKKILSIQVAERTRELVIARNKALKATRLKSDFLSSMSHELRTPICAIIGYTEICLEELSPNTTSAKDLQRVLAASDDLLNLINDTLDLAKIEAGYTELHIRETDLNKLINHTVDIARPLTLKNSNDLIFSIKQHTTEALNIDNEKLQQIILNILSNACKFTQHGKITLNAHHKKEALMITIHDTGIGMSESQIAHIFDEFYQANMSITRNYGGTGLGLTISQRLCQLMGGKIDVQSEINKGTMFTIFIPLSTNSTTIQFSQKTETETQPSIA
- the parE gene encoding DNA topoisomerase IV subunit B, producing the protein MSNSYDAGAIEVLSGLDPVRKRPGMYTDTTRPNHLAQEIIDNSVDEAIAGFAKRIDVTLYKDQSLEVKDDGRGMPVDIHPEEGVPGVEVILSKLHAGGKFSNKNYQFSGGLHGVGISVVNALSKQLDVWVKRGGKEHHMAFENGDKSSDLKTVGTVGKANTGTRVRFWPDSKYFDSAKFSVRRLKHILRAKAVLCPGLQVNFFNEQSGETEQWQYQDGLQDYLLDALSHTEHLPADTPFIGEMESKNEAATWAVVWLPEGGEGVTESYVNLIPTALGGTHVNGLRTGLTEAIREFCEFRSLLPRGVKITPEDVWDKCSYILSIKHFDPQFSGQTKERLSSRECAAFVSGVVKDTFALWLNQHTEIGEKIAQLAIDNAQNRLRAGKKVIRKKVTSGPALPGKLADCSSQEPMRSELFLVEGDSAGGSAKQARNREFQAIMPLRGKILNTWEVDPSVVLGSQEVHDISIAIGVEPGSDKLDGLRYGKVCILADADSDGAHIATLLCALFLRHFHSLVEAGHIFIAMPPLYRIDIGKEVMYALDDREKEGFLDRIAAEKRRGKVNVQRFKGLGEMNPLQLRETTLAPDTRRLVRLTIADGDDTHAMLDMLLAKKRSSDRRSWLEEKGGLAEI
- the recO gene encoding DNA repair protein RecO, with protein sequence MAASDVLLQSAYLLHLRAYRNTSALIEVFSAEHGRVCLVARGVRKNRSRLQGLLQPFNPLLLSWRGRGELVTLHSAELNGGIHQLKGVALLSGLYLNEMLLYLLARFDPHPELYGYYFQALIELEKAEDQPAIESALRYFEKHLLQELGYGLILDHDVVSNLPIKADCLYQYKLGQGPVLYEGLLPSAQHNKLYLQGDTLLNFEQGTLVEAKSFQEVKQLMRAAISVQLGGKPLNSRKLFRAYK